DNA from Candidatus Atribacteria bacterium ADurb.Bin276:
GGAGCACCTTACGGTTTGGATCTCATAAGAGAAGGAAAATTGCAATACACCAATGCCAACCCACCGTCTATCGCCTCGGTCATGGCTTTGCGTCTGCTCTTAGGAGTCGTAAAGGGAGAGATTGAACCAGGTCATTTTTACTGGGCGCCCACTCAACTTATAAGTAAGGAAAATTTAGATGTAACTTACCGTTGGGATGCTTCTGAGGAAGAAATTGAACAGTGGCTCAATCTGCCATTACCAGAACCAGTGATCCCCCCTCCGACTCTATAAAAATAGACTCAAAGGGGTAATTGTGTTTTTTATACTCTCTAAGAGTTATTAAAATATTTTATGAATATTGGGGCGCAATGCGACGTTGCGCCCCTTTTATATAAGTATCACAAGTATCAATCTATAAGTGATTTACTTCTTTGCTTTTCCCTGATTGGCGACGGCTTCCATAGCTTTTTTAACCGTTTCTTCATCTCCAATGTAATAATGTTGAATAGGCTTTAAAGACTTGTCTAATTCATATACCAAGGGTATTCCAGTGGGAATATTTAGACCGACAATTTCCTCATCTGAAATATTATCCAAATATTTGACCAAAGCTCTTAAGCTGTTTCCATGAGCAGCAATAAGTACTTTTTTTCCAGTTTGGATTGTTGGAGCAATGGTTTGATGCCAGTAAGGAAGAAAGCGGGCAACGGTATCCTTCAGACATTCAGTCAAGGGCAGGTCTTTTTCATCGAGATCTTGGTAACGTGGGTCTTTGCCTGGGAACCGAGGATCAGATTTTTCTAAGGCCGGAGGTTGAATATCGTAGCTTCTCCTCCAAATTTTTACCTGTTCTTCTCCAAATTTTGCTGCGGTTTCGGCCTTATTCAAACCTTGCAAGGCACCATAGTGACGTTCATTCAAGCGCCAGGAATTTTCTACCGGGATCCACATTAAATCCATTTCATCAAGCACAATCCAGAGAGTGCGAATTGCGCGTTTTAGAACTGAAGTAAAGGCTATATCAAAGGTAAAACCCTGTTCTTTTAGGGCTTTTCCACCAGTATGAGCCTCTTCTATTCCTTTATCGGATAAATCAACATCTGTCCATCCGGTAAAGCGATTTTCCTTATTCCAGCTACTTTCTCCGTGACGAACGAGTACTAACTTTATCATATTAAAAAACCTCCTTTTAGGTTTGTGGATTATTCATTGCCAAGAAATAAAGAACCCAAAATCAGAAATATTATTATACTGTATTCTTTTAATTTTATACTAATCTTCAAGCTATTTGTCTTATTTTATATATGGATGATTTATTTCAGAGGGTTGGTTATTTTATCGTTTATCTTGATAAAAATAAAGAATTTAAACAAACTGCCGATTTATTATTATATCCAAAGAATGAGCCATGGGGTAAATATAAATGGATCTTAAAGAGACAGTTCGACAGATTTTAGAACAATTCCAAGCTATTGCTCACCAACTCCCTCAATTAGTGATTCAAATTGATGGAAAGCAAATTGGAGCTTTCTTGGATAAAGGAAATGAGTATAAAATTGACGATGAGAAACTTCAGTTCATCGTCAAGGAGATAAAAAATCGATATCATGGTCCGGTTAATAGTCAAGTAATCTTAAATATTATTGAAGATTTGGAAAAGGATTATTATTTTAACCGTATGGAAATGGTTTTTCAAAAAAGTCCCTTTAGCAAACCAGTCAATGTGTTTTTTGTTTGGAAGGGAGATCTAAATGAAGAACAACAAAAAAGAGTATTTTTAGCCACCGACCTATGGCTTCGATTGGAATTAAAGGTTGATTTTGTGAATTTAGATGATGGTTTATATCGTCAATTTTATGACGAATAGGAAGAGTAGATTAATATTCTTCGAATAAAACTGCTTCATTTTCTCTCATTTAATTATCTATTTAAAAAATCAATTTTGCTCTTTTTTCAAAAAAGTTCATTTCTTAGAAATTTTGGGTAATAACTTTGAAAAAGGGATTGATTGTTGGGATTTCGTATACTTTCAATTATTGAAGAATCGAGGTTAGCTATAATCATGCTCTCTTTTCCTTGGTGATCTTCAACAACAATGTGCCCCTCAGGATCACAGACCATTAAGCCTCCACCAAAATCCTGTCCAAGTGCGTTACAACTAGCGATGAAAATCCGGTTATCATACGCTCTGGCTGGAAGGAAAATGTGCCAAGATTGTTGTCGATCTTTTGGAGTTCGTGCCGATGCATAAGGACAAAAGACCAGTTCGGCTCCTTGAAGAGAAAGAAAGGTTGTTATTTGGGGAAAGTGAAGTTCCCAGCAAATTTCAATACCGAACCGAACTTGAGGAATATCAAAAACCGGAAATTCATGACCAGGAGAAAAAAATGCAACCTCATGAGGAGCTAAATGAGTTTTACGATATTTAAAAACATTTCCATCGGTCATGCAAATAACTTGAGTAATATAAGGATTCAGGCTTTGATTTTTTTCACAGATGCCAGCCAGTATGGTGATTTGTTTATCTTGAGCCCATTGGGATATAATCTTTGAGCTATAACCAGGTATCATTTCGGCATATTCTTGACTGTTTTCTGGAGAATATCCGGTTACTGAGAGCTCAGGAAAACAAATGATGTCAACCTGATTTAAAGCTGCAGTATCAATATATTTTTTGATTTTAAAAAGGTTTTTATCTATTTTACCAACTTTTGATTCCATTTGGGCTAGGGCAATAACTAAGTTTTTCATACGGTTTCCTTTCTGATAAGGTTCAAATGAAGTAACCTTTGGTTCAACACTATTATAGTTATAAATAATCATATTGGTTAACTTGACAGGTAAATTATTGGGTGTATAATTATTTATAGCCACAGGTTCTGAGGAATAAAAAACCGAAGGATTGGAAGAAAGAAGTTCCCGATCGAGAGATAGGAATTTCGAAGTTTTCCCGAGAGGGAGAGTGGAAGGCCAGTCCTGAAGCGCTTCGCTATATTAGAAAGTGATTTCTTTTTTCGAAGCGAGATTTAGGTTCAAGAGTTTGTCAGAACCTGTGGTTTTTTTATTCCTCGATTCATTAACTTCTTTTAACTGCTTATGTGTAATCATAATTCTGAAAAGGTATAATATTTTAAAGTAAAAAACCATTTGTCCATTTCCAATCGTTTAAAATCAAAGGAGGATCGATTCCAATTATGGAAAATCTTAAATTTTTAGAAAAACCAGTTCTGTTTTCTCCCAGATTGATCATTGGATTATCGGGGTGGATGGATGGAGGATATGTATCAACCGGAACTATTGTTTATTTGAATAATAAGTTGAATGCAATTAAGTTTGCGGAAATAAATCCCCACCCTTTTTATATATATAATTTACCGGGATCTATGGAGGAAATTGCTCAATTTCGTCCTTATACGAAAATTACCGACGGATTAGTAAATGAAGTCAAGTTTCCAACTAATGAATTTTTTGCTGATACTCATAATAATCTTATTCTATTCTCTGGTAAAGAACCAAATATTAATTGGGATCAATACTGTCAAATATTATTTTTTATGTGTGAAGAGTATCAAATTCAAGAAATATATTTTATTGGAAGCGTCAACGGTTTAACTCCTCACACTCGAGATCCACGGGTCTATAGTTCGGTAAGCAATGAAAAATTAAAAAAAATTCTTGAGGAAGAAAATATCCGTTTTACCACTTACGAAGGCTCTGCCAGTTTAACTACCTATCTCACTTTTTTAACCAAAGAGAGAAACATAAACATGATTAACCTCATCACTGATGTACCAATGTATATCCATGCAACCAATCCGAGAGGGATTATCTCTATCGTAAAAAAAGTCAAAGCTTTACTTCAATTAAACCTCGATTTTTCAGATTTAATCCCACTGGTTGAGCAGTTTGATAGTAATATGGCCGTTGCCATGCGCGAGCAACCGGAGTTAGCCAAACAAGTGAAAAAACTTGAGGAGAATTATGATAATGAGATAGTTACTGATAATCAGAATTTCGAGGAATGGTTAAAAAAGCATGGTATTGATAACCTTTAGTCTTTTCTGTAAATATAATGATGGGAAAAGTTGCTTTTATTGAATGGGAGGTATCCCTCGAATCGTAAAATCACATTTTTAGAATATCTTTTATTTAATTACCTTTCATTGTGGGTATTAAACTCTAAAAATGATTTAAGTTCTATTTATAATACAAAATCAAGAAAGACTACTGTAAAAGCCCAGAAACACCCATGAAATTCTGCTTGATTTACTATAGTTATAGTTAACTCAAAAGACATTTAAATATAAATAATTGGAGGTAACTGTGAAAGTTCTTTTTGGAAAATCACCTTTTCAGCTCCAATGGCGAGATGCACCTGTTCCCAAGCCTCAATCAGGACAGGTATTAGTACGGGTTGAAGCAGGGGGTATTTGTGGAACCGATCTCCATTTTCTTCGAAATAATGAAGATTGGACACCTTTAGGTCATGAGGTAGTAGGAATCATTGAGCAGATCGGTGAGGGTGTTGATGACAGTCTGATTGGGAAAAGTGTAATTATAGAAAACCATGCAGCTTGTGGGGTTTGTAAACAATGTAAAAATGGGAGTTCATTGTATTGCGAAAACTTAACTACTTACATGACCAACCAAGCTGGTTTTTCTGATTACCTTGTCATTAGACAGGATATGGTGCATGTTTATGATAAGAAACGAATTGATTTTATTCACGCTTGCTTAGCCGAACCGCTTACCGTGGCATTAGATGTGACCTTACGAGCTGAACTAGAGCTCAATGATGAGGTTGTTGTCTTTGGACCAGGTCCCATCGGGTTGATGGTGGTACGATTAGCTAAGTTACAAGGAGCTCGTCGGGTCTTCCTGGTTGGTTCCAAACGTTCTACTCCGAGGGGGGCTTATCGTTTGGAATTAGGGAAACAAATGGGTGCCGATTTGATTCTGTGTTATGAAGAAAATGATGTGGTAGGTGAGATCCTAAATGCTATTCCCAAGGGCGCCGATCGAGTCATTGTTACGGCACCTCCCAAAACCATTACCGATGCTATTCAAGTATCTCGGTTTGGTGGTATCGTTGCCTTTAATGGGATTGAGTATGGAGAAGGAAGCCAGATAACTTTTGACGCCAATGAGTTTCATTTTAAAAAGTTGCAGCTCAGAGCTTCTCATGCCATCCCAAACCACTATTTTCCCATTGCTATTGACCTCTTGAATCGTCATGATCTTCCATTAGAAGCTTTATTATCTCACGTTTTTCCATTTAATGAGGCAGAAAAGGCTTTTCAAATAGCATCAAGTCAACAAGAAAAGGTTTTAAAAGTTGTTTTGAAATCTTAGTTGGTCTTTTTATATAATAATTATTAGAATCTTTATTGGGTATATATATATTCTGATTCTTTTAAAGGGTTTTAAACCAAATATCATTTCGGTAAAAACTGAATAATTTTCAGTATAAATTAATAATTCGAGGAGGAAAAGTACCATGATAAGAGAAATACCAGAAGCCGAATTTCATCAAAGGATTG
Protein-coding regions in this window:
- the gpmA gene encoding 2,3-bisphosphoglycerate-dependent phosphoglycerate mutase; this translates as MIKLVLVRHGESSWNKENRFTGWTDVDLSDKGIEEAHTGGKALKEQGFTFDIAFTSVLKRAIRTLWIVLDEMDLMWIPVENSWRLNERHYGALQGLNKAETAAKFGEEQVKIWRRSYDIQPPALEKSDPRFPGKDPRYQDLDEKDLPLTECLKDTVARFLPYWHQTIAPTIQTGKKVLIAAHGNSLRALVKYLDNISDEEIVGLNIPTGIPLVYELDKSLKPIQHYYIGDEETVKKAMEAVANQGKAKK
- the ramA gene encoding (R)-stereoselective amidase, whose translation is MIIYNYNSVEPKVTSFEPYQKGNRMKNLVIALAQMESKVGKIDKNLFKIKKYIDTAALNQVDIICFPELSVTGYSPENSQEYAEMIPGYSSKIISQWAQDKQITILAGICEKNQSLNPYITQVICMTDGNVFKYRKTHLAPHEVAFFSPGHEFPVFDIPQVRFGIEICWELHFPQITTFLSLQGAELVFCPYASARTPKDRQQSWHIFLPARAYDNRIFIASCNALGQDFGGGLMVCDPEGHIVVEDHQGKESMIIANLDSSIIESIRNPNNQSLFQSYYPKFLRNELF
- a CDS encoding PAC2 family protein; the protein is MENLKFLEKPVLFSPRLIIGLSGWMDGGYVSTGTIVYLNNKLNAIKFAEINPHPFYIYNLPGSMEEIAQFRPYTKITDGLVNEVKFPTNEFFADTHNNLILFSGKEPNINWDQYCQILFFMCEEYQIQEIYFIGSVNGLTPHTRDPRVYSSVSNEKLKKILEEENIRFTTYEGSASLTTYLTFLTKERNINMINLITDVPMYIHATNPRGIISIVKKVKALLQLNLDFSDLIPLVEQFDSNMAVAMREQPELAKQVKKLEENYDNEIVTDNQNFEEWLKKHGIDNL
- the yjmD gene encoding putative zinc-type alcohol dehydrogenase-like protein YjmD; amino-acid sequence: MKVLFGKSPFQLQWRDAPVPKPQSGQVLVRVEAGGICGTDLHFLRNNEDWTPLGHEVVGIIEQIGEGVDDSLIGKSVIIENHAACGVCKQCKNGSSLYCENLTTYMTNQAGFSDYLVIRQDMVHVYDKKRIDFIHACLAEPLTVALDVTLRAELELNDEVVVFGPGPIGLMVVRLAKLQGARRVFLVGSKRSTPRGAYRLELGKQMGADLILCYEENDVVGEILNAIPKGADRVIVTAPPKTITDAIQVSRFGGIVAFNGIEYGEGSQITFDANEFHFKKLQLRASHAIPNHYFPIAIDLLNRHDLPLEALLSHVFPFNEAEKAFQIASSQQEKVLKVVLKS